The proteins below come from a single Argentina anserina chromosome 1, drPotAnse1.1, whole genome shotgun sequence genomic window:
- the LOC126790635 gene encoding trans-cinnamate:CoA ligase, peroxisomal-like, translating to MSAPMNMLPKCDANYVALTPTTFLKRAAAFYSNRTSLIYEGTRFTWRQTYDRCCRLASSLVSLNIAKHDVVSVLAPNIPAMYEMHFAVPMAGAVLNTINSRLDARNIASILKHSGAKVFFVDYEFVRQAREALTILMMGSQPSMMPLVIVIDDIDSPTGVRLGELEYEQLIHKGNPRFVPIDVADEWDPIALNYTSGTTSEPKGVVYSHRGAYLSTLSLILGWEMGSQPVYLWTLPMFHCNGWTFTWGVAARGGTNVCLRNTTAYDIYRNIRRHNVTHMCCAPIIFNILLEAKPHERCHITNPIQILTGGAPPPAPLLEKIEPLGFKVTHAYGLTEATGPALVCEWQAKWNKLPREEQSKLKARQGISILTLADVDVKDLETMTSVPHDGKTMGEIVLRGSSIMKGYFKDKEATNKAFKNGWFLTGDVGVIHPDGYLEIKDRSKDVIISGGENISSVELENVLYRHPQVLEAAVVAMPHPRWGESPCAFVALRSNNTIVTEADIIAYCRKNLPHFMVPKKVEFVVELPKTSTGKIQKFELRAKAKAFNVVVSSDNQQVIDPLCNEQMLALSRL from the exons ATGAGTGCACCGATGAATATGCTTCCCAAATGCGATGCCAACTACGTAGCTCTCACCCCTACAACTTTCTTGAAGAGAGCTGCTGCGTTTTACTCCAACCGTACTTCTCTCATCTACGAAGGAACACGCTTCACATGGCGCCAAACCTATGACCGTTGCTGCCGTCTCGCTTCTTCCCTTGTTTCTCTTAACATTGCCAAACACGACGTG GTTTCGGTGTTGGCTCCCAATATTCCTGCAATGTATGAGATGCATTTCGCCGTGCCGATGGCTGGTGCGGTACTCAACACCATCAACTCTCGACTTGATGCCAGAAACATCGCTTCCATTCTGAAACACTCCGGCGCCAAGGTTTTCTTCGTCGACTATGAGTTTGTCCGTCAAGCGCGTGAAGCTCTCACGATCCTCATGATGGGCTCTCAGCCATCCATGATGCCATTGGTCATCGTGATCGACGACATTGACTCTCCCACAGGAGTTCGGTTAGGAGAACTCGAGTACGAGCAGCTCATCCACAAGGGCAATCCCCGGTTCGTCCCCATTGACGTCGCCGACGAGTGGGACCCTATTGCCTTGAACTATACTTCTGGCACAACCTCTGAACCAAAAGGTGTTGTGTACAGCCATAGAGGTGCTTACTTGAGCACTCTGAGCCTAATTCTGGGTTGGGAAATGGGGAGCCAACCTGTTTATCTTTGGACGCTCCCTATGTTTCACTGCAACGGCTGGACCTTCACTTGGGGCGTTGCAGCACGTGGTGGTACCAACGTCTGCCTCCGCAACACCACCGCGTACGACATCTACCGCAACATAAGAAGACACAACGTCACTCACATGTGTTGTGCTCCCATCATTTTCAACATACTCCTAGAAGCCAAGCCCCATGAGCGCTGCCACATCACAAACCCTATTCAGATCCTCACCGGCGGGGCACCACCACCGGCTCCTCTGCTCGAGAAGATAGAGCCGCTCGGGTTCAAAGTCACTCACGCTTACGGCCTGACTGAAGCAACCGGACCGGCTCTGGTTTGCGAGTGGCAGGCCAAGTGGAACAAGCTACCAAGGGAGGAGCAATCCAAGCTTAAAGCGAGGCAAGGAATAAGCATACTGACTCTGGCCGACGTGGACGTGAAGGACTTGGAGACAATGACTAGTGTACCCCACGACGGCAAGACCATGGGAGAGATAGTGTTACGTGGAAGTAGCATCATGAAAGGATACTTCAAGGACAAGGAGGCCACCAACAAGGCTTTCAAGAACGGCTGGTTCTTGACCGGAGACGTCGGTGTTATACACCCCGATGGTTACCTAGAAATCAAGGATAGATCGAAAGACGTGATCATCTCCGGTGGGGAGAACATCAGCAGTGTAGAACTTGAAAACGTGCTCTACAGACATCCACAAGTTCTGGAAGCGGCAGTGGTGGCAATGCCCCACCCTCGCTGGGGTGAGAGCCCTTGTGCTTTCGTGGCCCTCAGAAGCAACAACACCATCGTGACTGAGGCAGACATCATTGCCTACTGTCGGAAGAATCTACCGCACTTTATGGTGCCGAAAAAGGTTGAGTTTGTGGTTGAGCTGCCCAAGACTTCGACCGGGAAGATTCAAAAATTCGAATTGAGGGCTAAGGCAAAGGCATTCAACGTCGTTGTTTCATCGGATAATCAACAGGTCATTGATCCTCTTTGCAACGAGCAGATGCTTGCTTTGTCCCGtctgtga